GCATTTTGTCGACGTCGGTGTAAACGCTCTTGCCGCCGTAAACCTCGTCGTTGCGCCGGGCCAGCGCCTCGTTAAGATCGCACACCGCCTGCAGGCGGCAGCGCGAGTACTTGAGCATCGGATAAAGGTTGTTCGTGGCATGGCTGCCACAGCCGACAAAGCCTATGTTTGCGAAGCTGGTCATCGTGATTCTCCGTTAGCATGTTGGCTGTTCATAGTGATGCAATCTCGCCGGCCAAATCCGAAATTCTAAATCCGAAATCCGAAGCAAATTCAAAACAACAAGAAACGAAATTAAACAATCGATCCGGCGTCTGCATTTGGAATTTGTTGTTTCGTCATTTGTTGTTTGTTTCGGATTTCGAATTTCTGATTTCGGATTTCGCCTTTGCAGGCGTTCACGCCTGCAACAGGCGCTCCATGTACTTGAAACCGTCATGGGCGACCTGGTCGGCCCGCGAGTGGTCGGCCACTTCGGCTTCCTGGCTCAGATAGCCGTCGTATCCGGCTTCCCGCAGGGCCCGCACTGTGCCGAAGTTGTCGGTCTTGCCTTCGCCCAGGGCCACCGACTGCGTGTCGATGTGGTCCTTAATATGCACGTGTACGACCTTCTTGCCGAAGACCTTGGCGACTTCGATCGGGTCCACCTTGGCACTGGTGAAGTGCCCCGTGTCGAGCGTCATGCCGACGCTGGGCGAGGTGATGCGAGAGAACACCCAGTCGTAATCCTGGATGTACTGCAGCCAGTTGCGGTAGTGGTTCTCGAGGGCCAGCTTGACCGGCGTCTGCTCAAACAGCGGCACGAGCTCATCGAGGCTCTTCATGTACGGCTCGATCGGCTCGGTTGCCCGGTCCGGGCCGCCCTCGACGATGACCGCGGCGCCCAGGTCCATCGCCACCTCCAAGCCGCGCTTGCAGTAGTCCGTCTGCGCCCGGCGTTTCTCCTCATTGGGCGTCATGATGGCGCCCAGGTGCAGGCCGGCCAGCGTCAGGCCGTGGTCGGCCAATTCCTGGCGCAACTGCGAAGACTGAAGCTGCCGCAGATCGCCGTGGAGCTTGCAGATTTCCTTTTCAGGAAAGGTGAGGATTTCGATGGCCTTGAACCCGGCGGCCGCGGCCTTCTTCATCAGCGACACGCGGTCGTCACCCCACCAGCACACCGACGAGACACAGATTTTCACTGGCTAATCTCCCAACGGCGGTTTCTGTTCGGAGTCGTTCCGTGTCACGGACATCCTGTCCGCGAGTGCCGCGGGCGTCTCGCCCGCGGAATGCAACGAACCTTGCGAGGGCAAGATGCCCTCGGCACGCGCGGGCGGGACGCCCGCGACACGGCCATACACGATATTGCCCGCGGGCAATGGCGGCCTCGCCGCATCGGCCGCACTCTGAGCGAGTATTGTATTCCGCCCACGGTTGGCGTCCATGATTGCCATTGCGGACTCCATACATATAATTGCGGCATGACCGCCGGACTGACCTTCCTCGATTACGCCACGATCCGCCACGACGCGCGGTGGCATCTGGCCTGTCACGCCCATCAGCACCATGAAATCATCGCCGTAGAATCCGGCGCGATGCGGGCCGAGATCGACGGGCGCACCCTGACGGCCGGGGCCGGTGACGTGCTCTTCTACCACGCCGGCGTGCCGCACACGGAATGGACCGATCCGCACCGCGCGGCCACCACGTTGTGCCTGTCGTACTCCGGCCAGTCCCAGACGCTGGCCGACTGCACGCACGACGACAACGGCCGCGTGCGCCAGATGCTGCGATGGATCGACCAGGATCGGGCAGCCGGCACGGCTGGCGATCGAGCGCGAACGCGGGCGATCATCGCTGCGATCGTGGCCGAGCTGTCGCACCTTGCCGCCAGCCTGCAGCCGACGCTGGTGACGCAGACGCGGCTTTACGTGCAGGAGCATCTGGCCGGGCGGATCACGCTGGCGGACTTGGCCGCACGGGCGAGCCTGAGCAAGTACCACTTCATCCGCCGCTATCGCGAGTTGGCCAGTTGCACCCCGGGCCAGGACGTGCGGCGGATGCGCATCGAGCGGGCCCGCAGCCTGGTGGTCTCGACCCCCTGGCCGCTGCGGCACATCGCCGAGCAGGTCGGCTTGAGCAGCGAGTTCCACCTCTCGCGCCTCTTCCGCCAGCACCTGGGCGTCTGCCCCACCGCCCTGCGCCGACAGCCGTAGCATGGGCGTCTCGCCCATGGAGACCGGCCCGGGTGCCGTGGCGGGAGGGCGCAAGCCCGACAGCCACGACGGAGTGAACAGACCGCCATAGCAAAGCTGAACGGTCAGGGATCGTGGCTCTCCGGGCCTTCGGCCCTGCGCACCACGGCACCCTGGCCACGGGCAAAATACCCGTGCTACTCAAGCCGCAGAGTGCGGCTTACCGTGGGTTCCAGGCTCGTGATCCACACCTGCGGGCGGATGTTCTGGCGGCCCAGCCAGAGCGACATCGCGATGACCTCGATCTTCGCGCCGATCATGTCGGGCGTGACGGGCAGATAGTACGTGTAGTTCGACGCCACCTGGCGCAGACCGAAATCCGCCTCCCAGATATTGCTGTCGAACGAGACGGCCCGATCCGGACAACCCACGGGCTTGCCGTTGACGCGGGCGGCGGCCCAGGCGCCGTCGCGGCCGTGATCGCCTTCCATCGCGATGCACAGGAAGCTGCCCGGCGCGGCTTCAGCGAGCGTGACCTCTGCAGACCACGCCGCCTGCGCGGGGCGGCAGCGGTACGGGGCAAAGAGATTGGATGCCCGCCATCGCCCGCGCGGCAGGGGCTTGCCCTTGAAGAAGCCTTGCGCGTCCCAGGGGACCATGTTGCCGCGCTCGAGGCGCAGATAGCGCAGCGGCTTTGGAGGCAAGGTAATCGTCAGCGTGCTGCCGGCAAGCTTCGTGGGCGCGGGCGTCCAGGTCTTGAGGTCGGCGGAGCATTCAGCCTTGGCAGCAGGGGCCGGGGCGCCGCTCTTAAGCCGGATCACCATCTTGTCCATCCGCGTGGGCTTGCCCAGATCGATGCGCAGCGACGTCGGGCCGATGTTGGGGATATAGCCGGTCCCGCCGGTGCCAAAGGCTGTCTTCCTGTCGCCGTCGAAGAGGTAGCGGTCCCAGCCGCCCATGCTGCGAAACAGCGGCTGATCGAAGAACGCGTCGCGTGCCTTCTGCACGGCCGCATGCCGCGTCGGGCCCGCGCGGCGCAGCGAGCGCACTTCCAGAGAGTCGCTGTCGGCCGCGAAGCAGGTGGCCTCGTACAAGGCTTCTGCGTCGGCGGGAATGCTCTGCGGCTGCAGGTCCGCCAGCTTGCGATGCCAGGGTGCTTTCAACCTGCGGCCGGGGAAGGTCACGCGGAACTTCCTGCCCGCCGCCGCCCCAGTGACACCCTTGCTGTCGAGCTGGGCGCGGGTGAACGTGCGGCTGCCGGGATGGATGCGGACTTCAGCGGCGGCGCCGGGCAGGCCCCGCAGGGTAATCTCGACGGGCCGGCCCGGCAGGTCACGCACGATATCGGCGTCGCAGCCTTCGACGCCGATAAGGTCGGAGGTCTCGGCGCTGGCCAGCACCAGGCACGCGCGGAAGGGTTCGACTTCGATAGCGACGCTCGCGCCCCGCCCGAACCGCCCCACCACGCGCTCGTGCGGGTGCAGCAGCCGAACCTCGACGCCCCCACGGGCGGTCAGGCCAATGCTGCGGTCCAGGGCGAGCCGGTACGTGCGGCTTTGCCACGTGAGGTTTCGCAGCGTGATCAGTCGCGTCGTGCCGTTGCCCCGCGAGACGGCATGCGGGCCGTACCGGTCCTCGGGCAGCACAATGCCGCGCACGAGAATCTCGCGCCAGCGCCGGTGCAGGTTGTAGATGCGGGCGAGTTTGGGCTGTTCGTCGTCGCGCAGCAGCCACGGGTTGGCGTAGATTTCCGGGGCAAGGATCAGGCAGCGGTTGAACGCCTGCAGGATCAGGTCGTCGTCCCAGCGGTCCATGCACGAGGACAGGCACACGCCGTGGTCCTCGGTCAGGCGCCCGAGTTTCGGCGGCAGGCCTCGCGCTAGCGCCCCCGCGCGATGGTGCGGCGCGGTCGTCTTGTTGCACATGTGAACGTCGATGTACGTCTCGGCGCCTTCCCAGAGATAGGTCGTCGCGTGCGGCGTGGCCGGACCCAGGTCAATGCGGTGATTGAGCACGATCAGGTCCGGGCAGTATGCGCGGCACCGGGCGAGCGTGTCGGCCAGAAGGGCCTGCTTGTCCTTGCGCAGGCCGTCGCACGCCAAGTCGA
This genomic interval from Planctomycetaceae bacterium contains the following:
- a CDS encoding sugar phosphate isomerase/epimerase, giving the protein MKICVSSVCWWGDDRVSLMKKAAAAGFKAIEILTFPEKEICKLHGDLRQLQSSQLRQELADHGLTLAGLHLGAIMTPNEEKRRAQTDYCKRGLEVAMDLGAAVIVEGGPDRATEPIEPYMKSLDELVPLFEQTPVKLALENHYRNWLQYIQDYDWVFSRITSPSVGMTLDTGHFTSAKVDPIEVAKVFGKKVVHVHIKDHIDTQSVALGEGKTDNFGTVRALREAGYDGYLSQEAEVADHSRADQVAHDGFKYMERLLQA
- a CDS encoding AraC family transcriptional regulator, with product MTAGLTFLDYATIRHDARWHLACHAHQHHEIIAVESGAMRAEIDGRTLTAGAGDVLFYHAGVPHTEWTDPHRAATTLCLSYSGQSQTLADCTHDDNGRVRQMLRWIDQDRAAGTAGDRARTRAIIAAIVAELSHLAASLQPTLVTQTRLYVQEHLAGRITLADLAARASLSKYHFIRRYRELASCTPGQDVRRMRIERARSLVVSTPWPLRHIAEQVGLSSEFHLSRLFRQHLGVCPTALRRQP